A part of Sesamum indicum cultivar Zhongzhi No. 13 unplaced genomic scaffold, S_indicum_v1.0 C03978, whole genome shotgun sequence genomic DNA contains:
- the LOC110011545 gene encoding UDP-glycosyltransferase 71E1-like, with translation FLWSLRKPPPKEKVEFPGEYENSEEVLPEGFLGRTTGMGKVIGWAPQMAVLSHPTVGGFVSHCGWNSVLESVWCGVPMAVWPLSAEQQANAFLLVKEFEMAVEIKMDYKKNANVIVGRETIEKAIRQLMDPENEIRVKVRALKEKSRM, from the coding sequence AAAGAAAAGGTTGAGTTTCCAGGAGAGTATGAGAATTCCGAAGAAGTATTACCAGAAGGGTTCCTGGGACGAACTACTGGCATGGGTAAAGTGATCGGGTGGGCGCCTCAAATGGCAGTGTTATCTCACCCTACGGTGGGAGGATTTGTGTCGCATTGTGGGTGGAACTCCGTGTTGGAAAGTGTGTGGTGTGGGGTGCCGATGGCCGTGTGGCCGTTGTCTGCAGAGCAGCAGGCCAATGCGTTCTTGCTGGTGAAGGAGTTTGAAATGGCAGTTGAGATTAAAATGGATTATAAGAAAAACGCTAACGTGATTGTGGGCAGAGAGACGATAGAGAAAGCAATCAGGCAGCTAATGGACCCAGAGAATGAAATTCGGGTTAAGGTGAGAGCATTGAAAGAAAAGAGCAGAATG